The following coding sequences lie in one Seriola aureovittata isolate HTS-2021-v1 ecotype China chromosome 5, ASM2101889v1, whole genome shotgun sequence genomic window:
- the LOC130169243 gene encoding vasorin, which produces MSPCPPGCCCPHPGLLVLCESLDLRSLPRSVPLRTSALSVARNRLCNVDHLLRPFSSLQELSLSHNMLARFPRGLPPSLESLHLQENRITYITAGALRQLGNLTRLDLEDNRIRAIQPGALQGLNKLQVLTLKGNKLSSLPQNLPPSLTHLDLSANCISALDLPSLSALVNLQVLRINSNCLRSVPDSAFDSLPRLRSVDLTDNMWVCECDILYLYRWLLSGRLKMATDLVCTEPDHLAHRLLLNLSVMAICPRVLKPNERTRHLNLNSALERKLEMLTVEPTAQTSFENKMNVGDLSEQISKETVALFSKDVPETRVLLEHYTLETLTYEECLFLNKTQSVSPSHLKTTSSLPDEEQKCRDNVTGQHPQSNATSAEGTRSLLSTNRDAAWPTPVPQPFTQQDSAVVISLLAVLCVLVALLMLAVVLVLKQVLLRQQRVAPLDAGSGG; this is translated from the coding sequence ATGTCTCCCTGTcctcctggctgctgctgtcctCACCCAGGACTTCTGGTTCTGTGCGAGTCTCTGGATCTCAGGTCACTTCCTCGCTCTGTCCCTCTCCGCACCTCGGCTCTATCTGTGGCCAGAAACCGGCTGTGTAACGTGGACCACCTGCTCCGGCCCTTCTCCAGCCTCCAGGAGCTCAGTCTCAGTCATAACATGCTGGCCCGCTTCCCCCGTGGCCTGCCTCCCAGCCTGGAGTCCCTGCATCTGCAAGAGAACCGTATCACTTACATCACCGCAGGTGCCCTGAGGCAGCTGGGAAACCTCACTCGTCTGGATCTGGAGGACAATCGCATCCGTGCCATCCAGCCCGGGGCACTTCAGGGTCTTAACAAGCTGCAGGTCTTGACACTGAAAGGGAACAAGCTTTCAAGCCTCCCTCAGaatctccctccatcactcacCCATTTAGACCTCTCAGCTAACTGCATCTCTGCCCTGGACCTGCCCTCGCTGTCCGCCCTGGTCAACCTGCAGGTCCTGAGGATCAACAGCAACTGCCTGCGCTCAGTCCCGGACAGCGCCTTCGACAGCCTGCCGCGTCTCAGATCTGTGGACCTCACCGACAACATGTGGGTATGTGAGTGCGACATTCTGTACCTTTACCGCTGGCTGCTGAGTGGTAGGCTAAAGATGGCCACAGACTTGGTGTGCACCGAGCCTGACCACCTCGCTCACCGTCTGCTTCTGAACCTCTCCGTCATGGCTATCTGTCCTCGTGTCCTGAAGCCAAATGAGAGGACGCGCCATCTGAACCTTAACTCTGCACTGGAGAGAAAGCTGGAAATGCTGACAGTGGAGCCGACAGCACAAACCTCATTTGAAAACAAGATGAATGTGGGAGACTTGTCAGAGCAAATATCAAAAGAAACTGTTGCACTCTTTTCCAAAGATGTTCCTGAGACTCGTGTATTACTGGAACACTACACTTTAGAGACCCTCACCTATGAGGAGTGTTTATtcctaaataaaacacaatctgtGAGCCCATCCCATTTAAAAACTACTAGTTCTCTTCCTGACGAGGAACAGAAATGCAGAGATAACGTCACAGGTCAGCACCCTCAGAGTAATGCGACCTCTGCTGAGGGGACACGGTCTTTGCTTTCTACAAACAGAGATGCAGCCTGGCCCACTCCCGTCCCACAACCGTTCACACAACAAGACTCTGCAGTGGTCATCTCTCTACTTGCTGTGTTATGTGTATTAGTAGCTCTACTAATGTTGGCAGTGGTGCTGGTATTAAAACAGGTACTTCTGCGCCAACAGAGGGTGGCTCCGCTTGATGCAGGATCTGGTGGATGA
- the iscu gene encoding iron-sulfur cluster assembly enzyme ISCU has protein sequence MATVSLRNSATSLLLFGRRLLSPALNPLCSYHKKVVDHYENPRNVGSLDKNSKNVGTGLVGAPACGDVMKLQVEVDESGKIVDAKFKTFGCGSAIASSSLATEWVKGKSVDEALKIKNTDIAKELCLPPVKLHCSMLAEDAIRAALSDYRLKQQDKKEERVKASS, from the exons ATGGCGACCGTCTCCTTGCGAAACTCAGCGACCTCGCTGTTGTTATTTGGAAGGAGGTTGTTGAGCCCGGCGCTGAATCCTCTCTGTTCATATCACAAAAAG GTGGTGGACCATTATGAAAACCCGAGAAATGTTGGCTCTTTAGACAAAAACTCCAAGAATGTGGGGACCGGGTTGGTGGGTGCACCAGCCTGTGGTGATGTAATGAAACTTCAG GTCGAGGTGGATGAAAGCGGCAAGATTGTGGACgcaaaattcaaaacatttggCTGCGGATCAGCCATTGCCTCCAGTTCTCTAGCAACAGAGTGGGTGAAGGGGAAGTCG GTTGATGAAGCGCTGAAGATAAAGAACACAGATATTGCTAAAGAACTCTGCCTTCCTCCAGTCAAGCTGCATTGCTCTA TGCTTGCAGAAGATGCTATAAGAGCAGCGCTGTCAGACTACAGGCTGAAACAACAGGACAAGAAGGAGGAACGTGTCAAAGCTAGCAGTTAA